One Erinaceus europaeus chromosome 5, mEriEur2.1, whole genome shotgun sequence genomic window carries:
- the NADK2 gene encoding NAD kinase 2, mitochondrial isoform X2 — protein MMKKLSDGQTQLSPQEESTCVVCPLGDGTMLLAASKVLDRLKPVIGVNTDPERSEGHLCLPVRYTHSFSEALQKFYRGEFRWLWRQRIRLYLEGTGINPIPVDLHEQQLSLSQQSRAFNIERVHDNKSEASGPQLLPVRALNEVFIGESLSSRASYYEISVDDGPWEKQKSSGLNLCTGTGSKAWSFNINRVAPQAVEDVLNIAKRQGHLNLPLSRELVEKVTNEYNESLLYSPEEPKMLFSIREPISNRVFSSSRQRCFTSKVCVRSRCWDACMVVDGGTSFEFNDGAIASMMISKDDELRTVLLEQ, from the exons ATGATGAAGAAACTGTCCGATGGGCAGACGCAGTTATCGCCGCAGGAG GAGTCTACCTGTGTTGTGTGTCCTCTAGGTGATGGCACAATGCTTCTGGCAGCAAGTAAGGTCTTAGACAGACTTAAGCCAGTTATTGGAGTCAACACTGACCCAGAAAG GTCTGAGGGTCATTTATGTCTTCCGGTTCGATACACACACTCCTTCTCAGAAGCCTTACAGAAGTTCTATCGTGGTGAATTCAG GTGGCTGTGGCGGCAGCGCATCAGGCTGTACCTGGAAGGCACTGGCATAAACCCCATTCCCGTCGACCTTCACGAGCAGCAGCTCAGTCTGAGCCAGCAGAGTCGAGCCTTCAACATTGAAAGAGTCCATGACAACA AGTCTGAGGCTTCAGGACCCCAACTTTTGCCAGTGAGAGCCCTAAATGAAGTCTTCATTGGGGAAAGTTTGTCATCCAG AGCTTCCTACTATGAGATTTCAGTTGATGATGGCCCATGGGAAAAGCAGAAAAGCTCAGGGCTCAATTTGTGTACTGGAACAGGATCCAAGGCCTG GTCATTCAATATCAACAGGGTTGCACCTCAGGCTGTGGAGGATGTTCTAAATATCG caaaacGACAAGGACATCTAAACCTCCCACTGAGTAGAGAATTAGTAGAGAAAG TAACAAATGAATATAATGAATCACTGCTGTATAGTCCAGAAGAACCAAAAATGCTTTTCAGTATTCGAGAGCCAATATCCAACAGAGTTTTCTCAAGCAGCCGTCAGCGCTGCTTCACCTCAAA gGTTTGTGTCCGTTCTCGCTGCTGGGATGCTTGCATGGTTGTGGATGGAGGGACTTCGTTTGAGTTTAATGATGGGGCCATCGCTTCAATGATGATCAGCAAAGATGATGAGCTGCGAACTGTGCTTCTAGAGCAGTGA
- the NADK2 gene encoding NAD kinase 2, mitochondrial isoform X4, with protein sequence MSYSWAVAVDKLRRSIPTLKGLASYYEISVDDGPWEKQKSSGLNLCTGTGSKAWSFNINRVAPQAVEDVLNIAKRQGHLNLPLSRELVEKVTNEYNESLLYSPEEPKMLFSIREPISNRVFSSSRQRCFTSKVCVRSRCWDACMVVDGGTSFEFNDGAIASMMISKDDELRTVLLEQ encoded by the exons ATGTCTTATTCTTGGGCTGTAGCAGTGGACAAATTAAGAAGAAGTATACCCACTCTAAAGGGACT AGCTTCCTACTATGAGATTTCAGTTGATGATGGCCCATGGGAAAAGCAGAAAAGCTCAGGGCTCAATTTGTGTACTGGAACAGGATCCAAGGCCTG GTCATTCAATATCAACAGGGTTGCACCTCAGGCTGTGGAGGATGTTCTAAATATCG caaaacGACAAGGACATCTAAACCTCCCACTGAGTAGAGAATTAGTAGAGAAAG TAACAAATGAATATAATGAATCACTGCTGTATAGTCCAGAAGAACCAAAAATGCTTTTCAGTATTCGAGAGCCAATATCCAACAGAGTTTTCTCAAGCAGCCGTCAGCGCTGCTTCACCTCAAA gGTTTGTGTCCGTTCTCGCTGCTGGGATGCTTGCATGGTTGTGGATGGAGGGACTTCGTTTGAGTTTAATGATGGGGCCATCGCTTCAATGATGATCAGCAAAGATGATGAGCTGCGAACTGTGCTTCTAGAGCAGTGA
- the NADK2 gene encoding NAD kinase 2, mitochondrial isoform X3 has protein sequence MGRRSYRRRRSEGHLCLPVRYTHSFSEALQKFYRGEFRWLWRQRIRLYLEGTGINPIPVDLHEQQLSLSQQSRAFNIERVHDNKSEASGPQLLPVRALNEVFIGESLSSRMSYSWAVAVDKLRRSIPTLKGLASYYEISVDDGPWEKQKSSGLNLCTGTGSKAWSFNINRVAPQAVEDVLNIAKRQGHLNLPLSRELVEKVTNEYNESLLYSPEEPKMLFSIREPISNRVFSSSRQRCFTSKVCVRSRCWDACMVVDGGTSFEFNDGAIASMMISKDDELRTVLLEQ, from the exons ATGGGCAGACGCAGTTATCGCCGCAGGAG GTCTGAGGGTCATTTATGTCTTCCGGTTCGATACACACACTCCTTCTCAGAAGCCTTACAGAAGTTCTATCGTGGTGAATTCAG GTGGCTGTGGCGGCAGCGCATCAGGCTGTACCTGGAAGGCACTGGCATAAACCCCATTCCCGTCGACCTTCACGAGCAGCAGCTCAGTCTGAGCCAGCAGAGTCGAGCCTTCAACATTGAAAGAGTCCATGACAACA AGTCTGAGGCTTCAGGACCCCAACTTTTGCCAGTGAGAGCCCTAAATGAAGTCTTCATTGGGGAAAGTTTGTCATCCAG AATGTCTTATTCTTGGGCTGTAGCAGTGGACAAATTAAGAAGAAGTATACCCACTCTAAAGGGACT AGCTTCCTACTATGAGATTTCAGTTGATGATGGCCCATGGGAAAAGCAGAAAAGCTCAGGGCTCAATTTGTGTACTGGAACAGGATCCAAGGCCTG GTCATTCAATATCAACAGGGTTGCACCTCAGGCTGTGGAGGATGTTCTAAATATCG caaaacGACAAGGACATCTAAACCTCCCACTGAGTAGAGAATTAGTAGAGAAAG TAACAAATGAATATAATGAATCACTGCTGTATAGTCCAGAAGAACCAAAAATGCTTTTCAGTATTCGAGAGCCAATATCCAACAGAGTTTTCTCAAGCAGCCGTCAGCGCTGCTTCACCTCAAA gGTTTGTGTCCGTTCTCGCTGCTGGGATGCTTGCATGGTTGTGGATGGAGGGACTTCGTTTGAGTTTAATGATGGGGCCATCGCTTCAATGATGATCAGCAAAGATGATGAGCTGCGAACTGTGCTTCTAGAGCAGTGA
- the NADK2 gene encoding NAD kinase 2, mitochondrial isoform X1, giving the protein MMKKLSDGQTQLSPQEESTCVVCPLGDGTMLLAASKVLDRLKPVIGVNTDPERSEGHLCLPVRYTHSFSEALQKFYRGEFRWLWRQRIRLYLEGTGINPIPVDLHEQQLSLSQQSRAFNIERVHDNKSEASGPQLLPVRALNEVFIGESLSSRMSYSWAVAVDKLRRSIPTLKGLASYYEISVDDGPWEKQKSSGLNLCTGTGSKAWSFNINRVAPQAVEDVLNIAKRQGHLNLPLSRELVEKVTNEYNESLLYSPEEPKMLFSIREPISNRVFSSSRQRCFTSKVCVRSRCWDACMVVDGGTSFEFNDGAIASMMISKDDELRTVLLEQ; this is encoded by the exons ATGATGAAGAAACTGTCCGATGGGCAGACGCAGTTATCGCCGCAGGAG GAGTCTACCTGTGTTGTGTGTCCTCTAGGTGATGGCACAATGCTTCTGGCAGCAAGTAAGGTCTTAGACAGACTTAAGCCAGTTATTGGAGTCAACACTGACCCAGAAAG GTCTGAGGGTCATTTATGTCTTCCGGTTCGATACACACACTCCTTCTCAGAAGCCTTACAGAAGTTCTATCGTGGTGAATTCAG GTGGCTGTGGCGGCAGCGCATCAGGCTGTACCTGGAAGGCACTGGCATAAACCCCATTCCCGTCGACCTTCACGAGCAGCAGCTCAGTCTGAGCCAGCAGAGTCGAGCCTTCAACATTGAAAGAGTCCATGACAACA AGTCTGAGGCTTCAGGACCCCAACTTTTGCCAGTGAGAGCCCTAAATGAAGTCTTCATTGGGGAAAGTTTGTCATCCAG AATGTCTTATTCTTGGGCTGTAGCAGTGGACAAATTAAGAAGAAGTATACCCACTCTAAAGGGACT AGCTTCCTACTATGAGATTTCAGTTGATGATGGCCCATGGGAAAAGCAGAAAAGCTCAGGGCTCAATTTGTGTACTGGAACAGGATCCAAGGCCTG GTCATTCAATATCAACAGGGTTGCACCTCAGGCTGTGGAGGATGTTCTAAATATCG caaaacGACAAGGACATCTAAACCTCCCACTGAGTAGAGAATTAGTAGAGAAAG TAACAAATGAATATAATGAATCACTGCTGTATAGTCCAGAAGAACCAAAAATGCTTTTCAGTATTCGAGAGCCAATATCCAACAGAGTTTTCTCAAGCAGCCGTCAGCGCTGCTTCACCTCAAA gGTTTGTGTCCGTTCTCGCTGCTGGGATGCTTGCATGGTTGTGGATGGAGGGACTTCGTTTGAGTTTAATGATGGGGCCATCGCTTCAATGATGATCAGCAAAGATGATGAGCTGCGAACTGTGCTTCTAGAGCAGTGA